GCGCAGGTTCTCCTCGCCCTGGGAGACGGCCTTCTGGGTCACCCGGATGCGTTCAGCCGTGTCTCTGACGTCCAGATAGGCGGTCTGCACCTCCAGCTTCACCTGATCGCTCAGGTCCTGGCGCTTAAGGCGCAGCTGCTCCAGGCGCTCCTTGGCCTGCTTGACTTGGGCCCGGGTGTCGAAGCCGGAAAAGAGGCTCCATTGCAGCCCCAGGATGCCGAACCACTGGTGGTCGTGGACCCAGGAGTCGTTCTGCTGCCAGGTATGGCCCCCCTGGAGGAAGACGCGGGGATAGAAACCCGCCTGGGCCTGGGTGACGGTCTTCTCGCCCTGGCGGATGCGGGTCTCCGCGGCCTTCAGGTCCGGCCGCTGCCCCAGGGCGGTCCTGGCCGCCTGGGGCAGGTCCCCCGGCGGCAGGGTGAGCTCGCTCTCCTCGGTGAGCTTTACCGGCGTCTCGATGGGGAGACCCAGGAGCTTGTTGAGCTGGGCCTTCGCGGTGGTGAGGTCGCTTCGGGCGCTGATGAGGCGCTGCTCGGCATCTGCCAGGGCCACCTCCGCCTGCAGCACGTCGTTGTAAGTAGTAAGGCCCACATCATAGAGATTGCGGGCGTTTTTCAGGTGCTCCCGGAGCTGCTTCACCTCCTGCTCCGCCACCACTACCATTTTTTCGGCCCTGAGCACCCGGAAATACCCCTGGCAGACCGCCAGGAAGAGGTTGTCCCGCACCTGGGCGGAATCCAGGCGGCTCACGGTTTTGCCCAGCACTGCGGCCTGATAGCGGGAGAACGTGGCGAGATCAAAGACCGTCTGCTCCGCCACCACCTGACTGGACCAGAAGTTGCGGTTGGTCATGGGGAAGCTGCCCGGCCCGAGAGGTCCCGCCCCCCGGATGCGCACCTTCACCGGATCGTCATAGAGGGTATGGCCGAGGCTGCCTTTCACCTGCGGGAGAAATCCGGCCCGGGCCCTGACCGCCTCCTCGTCGGCGATGAGCTCCTCCAGGCGGGCGATCTTCAGGCTGGGATTGGCCTGGGCCGCCTGGCGCAACGCCTCCCTGAGGGTGAGCT
This Desulfobaccales bacterium DNA region includes the following protein-coding sequences:
- a CDS encoding TolC family protein, with product MRRWWAVLALGLMALAGTVGIAGAAEPPRQLTLREALRQAAQANPSLKIARLEELIADEEAVRARAGFLPQVKGSLGHTLYDDPVKVRIRGAGPLGPGSFPMTNRNFWSSQVVAEQTVFDLATFSRYQAAVLGKTVSRLDSAQVRDNLFLAVCQGYFRVLRAEKMVVVAEQEVKQLREHLKNARNLYDVGLTTYNDVLQAEVALADAEQRLISARSDLTTAKAQLNKLLGLPIETPVKLTEESELTLPPGDLPQAARTALGQRPDLKAAETRIRQGEKTVTQAQAGFYPRVFLQGGHTWQQNDSWVHDHQWFGILGLQWSLFSGFDTRAQVKQAKERLEQLRLKRQDLSDQVKLEVQTAYLDVRDTAERIRVTQKAVSQGEENLRLNEERYKEQVGTATDVIDAQTLLTKARVNFFNARYDHQMAKATFLWAVGAINELISDKKP